Genomic window (Candidatus Hydrogenedentota bacterium):
GGCCACGCGGCTCCGTTGCTTGGCTTTCTTCAACACATCGGCGCGAATCGGCAAGCGCTTCCCCGCGACAAACACGGATCGAAGCCGGCCGGTTTCCATCATTTTGTGAACGCCCTGCGGACTCACCCGGAGCTTCTTCGCCGTTTCCTGCACGCTCGCCAAGTCCGCGGCAACAACGCGCTTGGAATCATGTTCCGCCATGTGCTTTGCCAGATGCCGCGCGATTTTTCGTTCCGACGACAGAGACCAGAACCCGTCGCCGCACACCGAACAAAATAGCCCACTTAGCCCCGTTAGCTTCTCGGGATTCGGATATCCCTTAAGCTCGAAATGTTCCGTTACGCCGCGTCGAACCTTCATACAGTTCTTGCTTCCGCAAACCGGACAATCTATCCATTTCCGTTCCCGCATCCTAGTCGTGCTCCAACTCCTTGAACGAGATTATGACGGTTGTCTCATTAGCGATCTGAATCTTTATGTAAGCGTCAATTCCGTAGACGTTCCCGTGATAGACATCTTGCCAAACCCTGGGATCGGCAATCGTTGTCATCGATTTATGAAGCTGCGTACTTGAGAGAGTCAATACGATTTCCGCGATCCGTCTTGCGTCCGTAATTGCGAAGTCGCGTCTCGCACATGAAAGGGCGACCGTGGTAACGCGAAATGCTCCTTGACGGATCAGGTGTTTTGCTCGCGCTAAATCGTAGTGCGCACGCCGCTTTTCCACACCGTCATCCTCTCAAATCTGGTTGAAAATGTCAACCGGAAAATGCGACAAAGACGTTGCGTCGGAATCCGACGGAGCCTACATGTCCAGCCCGCGCCGCAGCTCGACGATCGCCTTGCCAATCGCCTCGCGCTTGGCGAGCATCACGTTGGGATCGCGCGGAAAGGTGACGAGATCGGGCACGACTTCCTTGAGGTTGTACGCGGCTTGCACTTTTTGCAGGAGCGCGGTGTTATTGGCCGCTTCAGCCCTTTTCATGAGGTCGCGGAAGAGCACGAGGTAATCGTAATCCTCGATGCCGTCGCGGATGGTTTCCCACCGAATCGAATTCACGGGGCCGTTCGGACCGGGATAGACGAGAAAACCGTCGCCGTTCGCCGGCGTCACGTCGAGTTGCGATAGAAATGGGTTCACGCCGCCTTCGCTGTAGTTCACGTTCCAGTAGTGCATGCCCTTGATGCCGAGCGCCCATGTTTGCCAGAACAGCACGCGGTGCTCGATCGCCGCAAAGTCGATGAAGAAGTTCGCGTAGGGCCGCGGCGGTGTATGGTTGACGTACCACCACACCTCGTTGCCCGCGGCAATCCGCTCGAGTACAGCCTTGTTGTTCAGCGTGTCCATCAGCGGCGTGTGGACCGCCCAGATCGACGCAGCCTCGTGAAAGAATGGCTGCATGCCGTGCGTGGTCAGCATCAGCGGAATGTCCGGCGCCTCGGTACGCCACTTCGTCATCGTGTCGAACAGCCGCTGCCACGCGGGACGCTCCGGTTCGTCCGCAATCTGACAGAATGCGCGCGCCGACAAGTTGTTCTTCTTCACGAACTCGTTCGCCAACCGCAACTGTTCCGGCACGTCGAGCAGCGGCGCCGGTACGCCGATCGTCGTCGCGCCGCCTGCAAGCAACTGTTTGAGCTGAGGCTCATACGCGCGCAGGCTGGCCGCGTAGTCCGCGCTTTCCGCCGGCAATTGCGCGAGCGCGCGCAGCGTCACTCGGTGTTGCGCCGCATTGGCGAAATACGCCGCGTTCAGTTCGCTTGCGGTGCCCGAAAAACCAAACCGCTTCGACATCGATTCCGCATTCTCAGGCCAGAAACCGAAATCGGTCTTGAGCGTTGGCGTCACCGGCAGTGCAAAATCCCACACCTCGGCGCGCAACGTGATGACAACGGGGTCCATGCCCGCCGCCGCGGCTTCGATTGTGCCTTCATACGTTCCCGCGGGCGTGTTCGCGGGCGCGTGGATCGTAACCCAAACCGGCGAGCACCGGTCTGCGGGAGCGGTGAACGGCTCATACGGAGGCAACGGATCGGGCCACTCGCCGGTCGGGCCTTCGAAGTGCGTCGGCACGCGCACGGGATAGTACCGGACGCGATGCAGCATGATGTTCTTCGCCTCAATCGTTGCGCCGGTCTTCGCGTCCGTCAGTTCGCTCGCATGGATGGTAAGAGGATCGAGCGCGAATTCTTTTGGACGAATTACGATTTGAAACGATTCGCCCTCGTTTTTCGCGAGCGCGACGCGCGCGATCGATCTCGCTGGCCCGGAGGAATCAGGGTCGTCTTCCGGGAATACCTTTTCCAGCGAACTTTCGAGCCACACTTTTGCTGCGCCGTTCGCCGCGAGGGCGCGGGTCAGCGGTCGCTTGCCCCGCTCGAGCGCATGCGGCGCATCCGTCCACGCCTCGTACGCCACCGCTTTCGGTTCGCCGACAAGGAACTGCGCGTCGACACCGCCGTGCGGCGATCCCGTGTCTGCGCCAAGTTTGACGTCCTTCTCGCCCTGCGAAATCCTGGCGAGAAAGTCGTACGCGCCGTCGCCGATTGGCTCCCAGTCGTAGGTGCATCGGACCACGGAACCGGGCGCGAAGTTCGCGTTCAGCGGCTGCAACTGCCACACACGCCCGTTCGCGGCGGCCACGCTTGCTTTGATTGTGACGCCCTGCATCGCGCGCACCGGCGCGATCAGGACGCTGAGTTTCTTCTCCGCGTAGTCGATCTGCGCGGCCAGTTCGTCCGATGCGAAGTTCACGTGGGTCAAACCGCGCACCGCGCCGATGCGGTACGTCGTTTCCCACGCGCCGGACTTCTTCATAAGCCGTGGCACGAAAGACGTCTGAAATCCGCAATACGTTTCCGCGTCATCGCGCAACGCGAGATACGAATGTGTCTCGTCGCAGTTGAACACGGCATAGACCGTTTCCTTCGTCGCACTGTCCGTTGCGGCGATCCAATTTCGCGCGGCGGGATAATACGCGCTGCGCTCCGCGCTCACGATACCACCCAGCGAAGGCACGTCAATGCGGTCGTTCTCGTCGAACTTTCCGCCGGGCGCGAGCTCGTTACGCACCCACGGCGCGACCCACTGGTCCTCGTCGCCCTTATTCTCGATGCGCAGGCGCACGCGCACGGACGCCTGATCGAGCAGCGGCTCCATCGTCCGCGTGACGTGCAAGCCGCGAATGTTCGGCCCGTCGCATTCGTACGTGTATTGAAGGACTGGCCGGTCCTTGATCGTGTCGAGCACTTCGAGCGATTCGTTCATCCGCCGGTTCGGCACATAAAAATTGCCTATGCCAAAACCTTCCACGAGCAACCCGTCGTGAGCGGATTGGTTCATCTTCGACGTGTTGAGCCGGAACAACTCCACGCCCGCTCCATCGCCGGGTGCAACACGGAGTTCGTAGTGCGCCGCCGGCACCTCGACGTCGTCCGTCACCGGCGCGCCGATCGCGCACACCCCAAGGGCTACAGTAATCACCAGGAATCGCATGAACGAGGGCTCCTTACGCGGGGAAAGACGGTTATTGTACAGATCGTCCGGAATAGGCGCACTTCTACATCCGGCGCGTGCGAAGCCGCCTGCGTCACTTGCGCGGCGGCTTGAGATACTCGTCGAAAAACGCAATGACTGCCGCGCGCCCGGAATCGTCGCGCGCGATTTCCATTCCGTGAACGCCGTCGGCGATTAGGGCGATGCGAAACCGTGCGCCCGCCTTCGCCATCGCCTCCGCCATCGACGTCGATTGACTTGGGTCCACCCGCTTGTCCTCCATGCTGTGCATAAAGAACATCGGCGGCGTGGTCTTGTTCACGTAGAAGATGGGTGACGCACGCCGCGCTTCGTCTTGCTTCTCCGCCAACGAACCGCCGAGGAAACGCACGACCAACGGGTCGTCCTTGTCCTTCAGTTTGGTCGATAGCGGTACCGTAAGGTTTGTCGGCCCGCAGACAACGACCGCCGCCTGAATCGCGCTGGATTGATCGTCGTAGCCGCCCGTCCCCTCCAATTCGTCTTTCAGCGTGGTCACGGCGAGCATAGCGGCGAGGTGCCCTCCCGCGGACGCGCCAATGGCGCCGATTCGGTCCGCGTCGACGCGATACTCCGCCGCATGTGCGCGCAGGAATCGCACCACCAGCTTGCAGTCTTCGATCGCCGCGGGAAATGGCGCGTCGTCCGACAAGCGATACGCGATGGACGCCACAGCATAACCCGCCTCGGACAACGCGCGCATCAGTTGAAACGTCTTGTCGCCGCCCTTGTCGCCGGTGTACCACCCGCCGCCGTGGATGTGAACGATGACGGGAAGGGGCGCGCCGGAATCCGTCGCATGCAGCAGATCGAGCCGCTGTCGTTCCGATTGCGGGCCATACACAATGTCCTGTCTGAATGCAAAGCCCGGTGGCGCGTCGCGTTGCCCAGCGTTGTTTGCATCCGCGTACGATGCAGCGGCGAGCAAGACGAGCACCGCCGAAATGGACACGGCCCTGCGCACTAGAACCTCACTCGCGATTCGAACTCGAAATAGTCCGCGTCATCGTCAGTCGAACCACTGAGCAGTTCGAGTCCATTCGAGAAAATGAAACTACCCTCTGCGACATCGCTGCTTGCAAAGAGGTGGTCCCATGACAGCATGAACGAGAGTTCATCGGAATACCGACAGATGAAGCGTAACCGTGTGAACACTCCAATATCGCGTCCGGCCTCCGTCGCGAAAAATGCAAGCGCGGGGATGGCAGGAATTCGAAAAGGACCAGCATCAATCGAAATCGGATAATCGAACGGATCGTTCACGCCCCACCTTTCCATACTTCTCAGAAACGGAAGAGCATACACGACTGCGTGTACATGCCGCGAACGCCCGGCGCGCGCTTGATAGTGACGCCGTTTGCTTGTCAAAATGCCCCCTTTCTATCGAACGGACAAGTGCTCAAGAGGGTAACCATGGGTGCCGGAACGAATAGCGGTAAGGGCCTGCGCGAGGTCATCATTGGAATTGTGCTGCTGGTCGTGCTCGCGCTGTTGGCGTTTCCGCTGCTTCGAAACACCGTTAACGCCAAACTTGACCGCACGTGCCAGGGAAACCTGAAGGAGTGGGGCGCGATATTCGCCGTGTACCGCGCGGAAAACGGCTACTATTTTCCCCTGCCACACGGGTACGAGACGTTCGGTCCGGCCAGCGCCATGCCCGGTTGCACAAACATTGACGATGCGTTCGACTTCGCGCCGGACGCCCGCATCATCTTCCCGGACTATGCGTCCGATCCCGTTATTCTTGCCTGCCCGGACGCAGGCGGCGTGGTATCCGCAATAACGTTGGGCCCCCTCGTAGTCTCGCCGCCACGGCTGGATGCGAGGACATTCGGAATCGCGGAAGGCTCATGCGGCGCCGCGGGCACAATCACGCGGCCGGGCGCGGGGTACACCTACTTGGGGTTTCACATGGCCTACGCCAACGACGAAGACCCCCAGATTTCCGACGCTCAGGCCCGGCTTGTCGGCCTGCCCGCTACCGGTCCTGCGAATGTCGTTGCGATGCTCGAACAGTTTAAGGTCGATGACGAAACGGACCTTGCGAAGGCGCAGGCGTTGCGCGGCAAAGCATATAACCGCGGCGACTACATGGCGCAACTGGGCTGGCCGTACGTGCAACACGGCGGCGATCTCGGCCGTGCCATGGTCGGTCCCTTCTATGATATCTCCGCGACCGTTTCAGGCACCGCGGCGGCCCTTCTCGGTATAAACCCGGACGAGGAAATGGCCCGAACCGCCGGCGTGCCCGTGATGTGGGACACCATCCGCCAGGACCCGTCGGGCAACCCGGTCTTCAATCATCGCGCACCCGAGGGATGCAACGTCCTGTATATGGACGGGCATGTCGAGTTTGTCGAGTATCCGAGCGTGTTTCCGGTTTCAACGACTTTCGCCACCATGAAGGCAGTGCGGTAGCGTGGCGAACGATCCGGCTGCGTTGAAGCGGTTACGCTACTTCCTCCTCGACCTCGACGGGACCATTTACCTCGGCAAGAACCCGCTCCCCGGCGCGGCGGAGTTCATTAGGTTCCTTGTCGAGTCCGGCCGGCCGCATCTCTTCTTCACCAATAACAGTTCGAGAAGCGCCCGGGAGTACGCCGAAAAGCTGACCACGATGGGAATCCCTTCGACACCGGACGACGTGCTGTCTTCCGGCGAGGCGACCGCCCGCTACCTGCTGAGCGAAACACCGCACCGCC
Coding sequences:
- a CDS encoding type II toxin-antitoxin system MqsR family toxin — translated: MEKRRAHYDLARAKHLIRQGAFRVTTVALSCARRDFAITDARRIAEIVLTLSSTQLHKSMTTIADPRVWQDVYHGNVYGIDAYIKIQIANETTVIISFKELEHD
- a CDS encoding DUF4091 domain-containing protein, producing the protein MRFLVITVALGVCAIGAPVTDDVEVPAAHYELRVAPGDGAGVELFRLNTSKMNQSAHDGLLVEGFGIGNFYVPNRRMNESLEVLDTIKDRPVLQYTYECDGPNIRGLHVTRTMEPLLDQASVRVRLRIENKGDEDQWVAPWVRNELAPGGKFDENDRIDVPSLGGIVSAERSAYYPAARNWIAATDSATKETVYAVFNCDETHSYLALRDDAETYCGFQTSFVPRLMKKSGAWETTYRIGAVRGLTHVNFASDELAAQIDYAEKKLSVLIAPVRAMQGVTIKASVAAANGRVWQLQPLNANFAPGSVVRCTYDWEPIGDGAYDFLARISQGEKDVKLGADTGSPHGGVDAQFLVGEPKAVAYEAWTDAPHALERGKRPLTRALAANGAAKVWLESSLEKVFPEDDPDSSGPARSIARVALAKNEGESFQIVIRPKEFALDPLTIHASELTDAKTGATIEAKNIMLHRVRYYPVRVPTHFEGPTGEWPDPLPPYEPFTAPADRCSPVWVTIHAPANTPAGTYEGTIEAAAAGMDPVVITLRAEVWDFALPVTPTLKTDFGFWPENAESMSKRFGFSGTASELNAAYFANAAQHRVTLRALAQLPAESADYAASLRAYEPQLKQLLAGGATTIGVPAPLLDVPEQLRLANEFVKKNNLSARAFCQIADEPERPAWQRLFDTMTKWRTEAPDIPLMLTTHGMQPFFHEAASIWAVHTPLMDTLNNKAVLERIAAGNEVWWYVNHTPPRPYANFFIDFAAIEHRVLFWQTWALGIKGMHYWNVNYSEGGVNPFLSQLDVTPANGDGFLVYPGPNGPVNSIRWETIRDGIEDYDYLVLFRDLMKRAEAANNTALLQKVQAAYNLKEVVPDLVTFPRDPNVMLAKREAIGKAIVELRRGLDM
- a CDS encoding alpha/beta hydrolase → MRRAVSISAVLVLLAAASYADANNAGQRDAPPGFAFRQDIVYGPQSERQRLDLLHATDSGAPLPVIVHIHGGGWYTGDKGGDKTFQLMRALSEAGYAVASIAYRLSDDAPFPAAIEDCKLVVRFLRAHAAEYRVDADRIGAIGASAGGHLAAMLAVTTLKDELEGTGGYDDQSSAIQAAVVVCGPTNLTVPLSTKLKDKDDPLVVRFLGGSLAEKQDEARRASPIFYVNKTTPPMFFMHSMEDKRVDPSQSTSMAEAMAKAGARFRIALIADGVHGMEIARDDSGRAAVIAFFDEYLKPPRK